The window TAAATATCTATTTAGCTATTCTCAATATTCACcaatttcttattttctaaaatgttttgTACTAACATGTCACTGTAACAAAAGATGAAATTACAGATAAGCAAATCTCTCGGGTGCTGCAGTCATTGCTCCTTCACTAGCAGGGAAGAATCTGTTGGAATGTGTGTGCTAAGGACTTACTTCTAACATGAAATCCCAATTTCTGAAGAGTAACTAGCTTGGGATTCAAACCAGGACCGTGATTGTTCTCATACTTCCTTCTTTGTGTTGTCTGGGAGGATGATGAATAGGCCAGtatgattaatttttaataagaatCTAATTTGGATGGTCTAATTTCCAGCACAGCATATTTTTGGTGGTTTAATCAGGTTTTCAGCTTTTGGATACCTCTTAGGCATAGTCATGAATATTCCAGTCTTTGTGCTGTCAGATCTTATAGCCCATTATATGCATTTTTTCCAGAATACTATATTCATTCAGTCTCTGTTTCCTTGTGAAAACCAAAGATGCAGATTTTCACCAAACTCTTCTCTTGCTGTTAACTGTGAATGGTTAACGtgttttttaaagataatttcaTTCTGTCAAGCAAAGGACACAGAAATGTCTCATTTCATACAAACTCATTTTTCTACATGACTGAATTTTCTAGGTCTGGACAAGCCCCCTCATAATGAGAATTTGAAAGAATGTAGTTGAGGGGATTGTGGAGAATTTGAAGACGACTGTTGGGAATTTCCTTGAAGATCAAGAAGCCATCTGTTTTCTTCAAGACAGTAAATCTGCTGAAAAACAGACTGAGACTGACTCTGGATTACTATTCCCCCTTTCCCTACCAGCCTATCTTCATCTGCCATGTGTAGGTTTTGATGGACTAGAAAGCCTGAATAATATCCAGGCCTTttaatccatttaaaaaaacGGTATAGAAAATGATCGAGAAAATTATTTGCTTCctattttaaaagaagagaGATCTCAGAGACCAGTGATTGTTAGAATGCAATATTTTGAAAGGCAGGTTCTTTTTCATCTTCAGCAATAGTCCCTGGAAAGCATCATCTCTTTTGGAAAGCATCGTCTCTTTTGGAAAGCATCGTCTCTTTTGgaaaggtgctgctggagcagagcagatgtacGTAGCCTGAGAGGTGAAGAGCAGATGTGGAACTGGGGGGCAGATTGTTCCTCCTGGTGTCACAGAGGTTCTTCACTACTTTCTGCCCTAGGAGGGCATGATTGGCACTTTGTGTGTTCAACAGGAGTCACAGCAGGGCGTGTTTGGTCACGGAGGGTTCAGATTAACCAGGTGTCTCTCCGTGGTGCTGACTTCAACAACAGTAAACCAGAGAactcctctgctctgcagggtAATGTCACATCAGGGGAAGATTATTCTATAGTGGTAAAAAGACTAGGACATAAatcctgttttccttctttgctCATCTAGGCCTGCTGATCTACTTGGACCTATTTATCCACATGCCATTTATGTAAGCCTGACCTCCACTGAGGCGTTTTATCCCTCAGAGTGACCTATTTTGAAGAAGGATCTTTCACTGAGTCAGTGTGACACCTGTCCGTGAGAAAAATCCTAGTCTGGATAATGGATCTTgaatttctgctgcagctggtAGGAAGGCTTTTAGCAGTGTGACTCTCAGTGAAATAAATAACTGGGTGGGGTGGAGCCAGAAGTCCTTGAGGCCATGGGAATGTCACCGCTGACAGAGCTGGGCCTCTCCTGAGGGTCAGCAGCCTGATGTTACAGCACAGGTTGCTGCTCTCACAATGATCTGACCATGCTCAGCCTTTTCTTGtgggctgattttttttcctctttcattctCCAGGGCTGATGGTGGCAACTGAtttgttctttctttgttaGCTTTTGTCCTCAGGCTTCTAAAAGTCAATCTCCAGTTGTTGCTGGTGAGCCACAGGGTAAAACCAGATCTCTGACTGGGCTCAGCAtgtgcctggctgcagggagagggagagcagctgcagggctaGGGCCCTAAAATGTGGGAGTGCAGGAAAGGAGTGGTCAGTGCTGGGACATCCCTCTGTTTTGGAGGGAAGAGGTTTTGAATGCTTTGTTGTCCTGAATCCCATGAGTAGCTGATAAACTTGCTAGGCTGCATCCTACATTTCTTCAGCTGCTTTCTTTGTTAGGgctccctttcctttctcaaTTTCATTTCTAATTGAGGCAGCCCCATGTGTGCAGTTCTGACTTTTGCTGTACAAGTAACAAATAAGCTAGAATTTATTTAGGTAGTGGGAAATACGCATGTAACACGAAAGCTCTGATGTTCAGCAGGTATGTCAGTGACACGGTTATACCTGTACGTGGTTCAGCATTCCCCAGTTTTATTAACACTGGGTATCTGATGGTGAAATATTTTCCGTGGTGGAAAAAGGTATTGTTAGTGACAAATTTTTACTCCAGTTTTCCTTCTTCTGGTAGTATTTGCATTCATACCTCAATAAATAAGGCACCTTTCCTTAAGTTAATGATTGTCTGTCAGTAGTTCAAAATGCAGCATGAAAGCTTAACTTTGCAGTTTCATATACATTAGTGACTACTAAAATGGATCTCATGAGATATACCCCATTTCCTTCTGTAAATTGGAACAGAACATGAAAAAGAAGTTCCTGAAATGATTTATACAGTGgcttgttaaataaaatgaCCTTTTATCTCTACTAGTAATTCCCTACTTGTgcttttttgtttctccttGTGCTTGTCAGCACTGTTCATCTTCTGCCATTTTTGCACAGTGTTTACTACTCTGGTGATGTATTcatgctatttttatttatttttgttgacTGGCTTTCACAGTACCAgcccttcttcccttccccaaTTCGTGCCTCTCACTGTAATGCTTTTCCTTCTAGGTTCGTATGATGAAAGACAGCAATCCGTCCTGGAAGCCCACTTTTATTGTAAAGCCTGATGGAGGCTGCCAGGGGGATGGAATCTACCTCATCAAAGACCCAAGTGACATCAGGCTGACGGGGAGCATCCAGAGCCGGCCAGCTGTGGTGCAGGAATACATCTGCAAACCACTGCTCATGGACAAACTGAAATTTGATATTCGTCTCTATGTCCTGCTGAAATCCTTAGAACCCTTAGAGATTTATATAGCCAAAGATGGGCTTTCTAGATTTTGTACAGAGCCCTATCAAGAACCTACTCTCAAAAATTTGCAGCAGGTTTTTATGCACTTAACCAACTATTCACTGAATATCCATAGTGGGAATTTCATCCATTCTGACAGTGCAAACACTGGCAGCAAGAGGACTTTTTCAAGCATTCTGTGCAGACTGTCTTCCAGAGGAGCTGATGTCAAAAAGCTTTGGTCAGATATAATTTCATTGGTGATTAAAACAATTATTGCACTGACACCAGAGCTGAAAGTTTACTATCAGTCTGACATACCAGCAGGAAAGCCTGGGCCAACTTGCTTCCAGGTAAGTTGGAATTTCTGCCAGCAATGCAGTTACTTCTACGCATAGATTAATTTTCTGGGTGTTTAATGCCTTTTCTGAAAGTTTTCTCTAGTTATGGTGCTGCTCAGAGAGCTCAGAGCTCCTCACCCAAGTCAAACCTCAGTCTCCTGACCTGTGTTACTGCCAGCCCTAAGCAGATACAGGGAATTTTCAATGGGTGTTGTTTGTTAGTAACAGTTTTCACTCCAGATTCCATCTTCTACATGTTAGAAGTGAAGCTTTGCAGGTTCCTAACACAGTTTTGATCCTGGCAATTTGAAGACCCCCTCCTCATCACGGGTGCCAAGATTCCATGTTGGCAGATGCAGTGTTTAGGGATGGGGGTGGTGTGAAAGGAGCCATTAGTATGGGAGACAAGTGGCTTCTGGAGTTACTCAGCCCTGTGGAGAATTTCtcagtttcttcttttctgcCCCTCAAATGTTTATTCCTCCTCAGTGTTGCCATATGGACAAACACTGCATTCTGTAGAACACCCTGAGTGGAACTGAAGTAACATAGTGCTTGTTATGCACAGATTTTAGGGTTTGACATTCTCCTGATGAAAGACTTGAAGCCCATGTTACTGGAAGTAAATGCAAACCCCAGCATGAGAATAGAGCATGAGCAAGAGGTAAGAGTTCTCAATGTGATATTGCAATGAAATTGCTTAGGATGGgttttctgggcttttttccttgtttgaaAGATGAAAGCTGTCTGCTAATATGAAACCTCCAAGGTTCTCTGtaattttctgctttgaaatcATTGCTAATCTTATACACAGGAAATATGACTTATTGGAATTGTGAAAGCTCTCCATCATCTCTGTCATAAATGCATTTATTCATCATCTCCTGCAGTCGTTAATTGTATTTAGGGGATTGTTAATAATCTTTTTCATGTTTGTATACATAATATAAACAATAACATTGGCaacaatcttttttttaatatttcagtttaCTAGGGGAATTTGTTGTAGCATCATACTCAAAATGTGAAGGTATTTGTGCATCCTTGAAGAAATGTTTTGTAATCCATCACtgtgtatttaaaatacagatgaAGTGCATGAAGTTTGAGCAAATGTGGAATAAATCACCCTTAGTTCTGTAGTGAATAATTGTATCCCTCTGTGATGTAAAGCTTTCTCCTGGAGTGTTTGAACATGTCCCAAGCCCTGTTGATGAAAAGGTGAAAGTTGCTGTCATCAGAGACACTCTGCGACTGATGGACCctcagaaaaagaagaggaaagataCTCAGTAAGTCTGTTGATTTTCCCTGGTTTTGCATCATGCCTTGcaataaatagaaaaatgagATATATTTTTCACCGAGAAGGTCCACAAGCTGATAGTAAATCAGGATATACTCGTTTCCGTGGAATATCTTCCTCTTAACTGGTGCAAACAGTTTAGAAActcagatttatttatttatgtttctACTTGAGGCctcttttttaattcaaaacagTAATGAGACATAAATTTGTGTATTAATTTGCTTGAAAGTCACAAATTACTCTGAATGAATTGCCCCATTGGAGCTGAAAAGTATGAATATTGTATTTAAAAGTGTCTTCCTTAATCTGTGATAATAAACAGAGTTAAATCTATGATCTAGAAATGAGAAGAACTGCCTGCGGCAGCTTGCACAGGAATGCCTGTGGTGGGATCAGGCTGAGAGAAatcatatcttttttttttgatgaaacACTTCATTTTAAGCAGTTCTTGAAGGCATGaaagggtgattttttttttcccctttattttttccctagaaaTTCTTGCTCATAGGTCTGCCTCCATGCTAAAGTATCCATTTTGCTCTTCTCTTGGCACTTAGTGGTAACCTGAAATGTTATTCACATTCTACAATGATTTCAAGTGCAAATTTGCTGTCCTTCTGT of the Anomalospiza imberbis isolate Cuckoo-Finch-1a 21T00152 chromosome 21, ASM3175350v1, whole genome shotgun sequence genome contains:
- the TTLL11 gene encoding tubulin polyglutamylase TTLL11 isoform X4, giving the protein MTETVRKITLSRAMRTMQDLFPLEYNFYPRSWILPEELPLFVAEVRMMKDSNPSWKPTFIVKPDGGCQGDGIYLIKDPSDIRLTGSIQSRPAVVQEYICKPLLMDKLKFDIRLYVLLKSLEPLEIYIAKDGLSRFCTEPYQEPTLKNLQQVFMHLTNYSLNIHSGNFIHSDSANTGSKRTFSSILCRLSSRGADVKKLWSDIISLVIKTIIALTPELKVYYQSDIPAGKPGPTCFQILGFDILLMKDLKPMLLEVNANPSMRIEHEQELSPGVFEHVPSPVDEKVKVAVIRDTLRLMDPQKKKRKDTQCQSSEQAPGASEEPPDAAPGPEAALPSLFLKQVFPKYARHFSYLRLVDRVAALFIRFLGVKGTTKLGPTGFRTFIRNCKLSNSNFSMAAVDILYIDITRRWNSMGIDHKESSNPGMCLQAFVEAFFCLAQKKYKALPLHKQVLSLIELCECRLAAVHGKRLVWGCGLAEPRRALPAAGTAPGPGCTGPPQPHGHRVLRLQKSSQLRALMCRDRTGS